A single Vigna radiata var. radiata cultivar VC1973A chromosome 8, Vradiata_ver6, whole genome shotgun sequence DNA region contains:
- the LOC106771825 gene encoding uncharacterized protein LOC106771825 isoform X2 → MPPEPLPWDRKDFFKERKHERSESLGSVARWRDSSHHRDFNRWGSADFRRPPGHGKQGGWHLFSEDSGHGYAISRSSSDKILEEDSRPSISRGDGKYGRSSRENRGPFGQRDWRGHSWEPSNGTVNLPRRPQDMNNDQRAVDDALGYSSHPHSDFVNSWDQHHLKDQHEKIGSVNGLGTGSRSDRENSLGDWKPLKWTRSGSLSSRGSGFSHSSSSRSMGAADSHEEKAELQQKSAAANESHSGEAAACATSSVPSEDTASRKKPRLNWGEGLAKYEKKKVEVPDASANKDGPVLSASITEPCNSLSTSLVDKSPKVIGFSECASPATPSSVACSSSPGMDDKLFGKTTNVDNDVSNLTCSPAPLSENNLQRFSFNLEKFDIGSLNNLGSSIIELVQSDDPTSVDSGPMRSNAINKLLIWKADISKVLEMTESEIDLLENELKSLKSESGVTCPFAVSLGSQMVGSGEKSFEGHVGVSDQVTRPVPMNIVDDANTEKVPFSTNLHSVHENVKEEDIDSPGTATSKFVEPLPVSCGAGGGYVNFSQDLDSVPSAAVKYLIPCTARKDVIVPCVDGKTSLEVNDSMDILCGTIISSNKESANKASEVFDNLLPKDCCKIGRMGTSSDTCNQTLIREKFVEKKRFARFKERVIALKFRALHHLWKEDMRLLSIRKCRPKSHKKNELSVRTTCNGNQKNRSSIRSRFPFPGNHLSLVPTSEIINFTSKLLSESQVKVQRNTLKMPALILDEKEKTISKFVTSNGLVEDPLAIEKERSLINPWTPQEREIFMEKFAVFGKNFRKIASFLDHKTTADCVEFYYKNHKSDCFEKLKKQDVGKLGKSFSAKTDLVASGKKWNRELNAASLEILSAASLMAGGIAGNKKIRAGSSLLGGYGKVKTSRVEDFIEKSGSFDILGDERETAAAADVLAGICGSLSSEAIGSCITSSVDAVEGSRDRKFLKVNPLYKLPFTPDVTQDVDDETCSDESCGEMDPTDWTDDEKAAFLQAVSSFGKDFAKIARCVRTRSQEQCKVFFSKGRKCLGLDLMRPIPENVGSPVNDDANGGESDTDDACVVETGSVVGTEKSGTKTDEDLPLYGTKTFNDESNPVQARNLSAELNESKGTDGTEVDIEDANVVSDACAIDIDSKLGCDGSIFALCGSVSGQTTVIMSDRTEIRRDKATKLISVPDTSSEPCEINSFVEDRMVVSEVSSGRPGNELERQRVSSPRCLDERDSKQEADSGVIVDLKSPVHILSTMVNAPVSSFGNSSSGLSSSTENKNVPIGQPHTSLLSVDEHQASSNSFLQNPVASDIQCEKTASQDRLSSTCDIQVRNDEQPPITGNSSDHVDTGSILQGYPLQAPIKKEMNDDMNCSSSAAELHILSQKIEQPDDQTKKLQSLDSDKTSRNGDVKLFGKILTNPSSAQKPNVGAKGSEENGIHHHKFSKPSGVKFAGHNADGNLKILKFDCNDYVGLENVPMRSYGYWDGNRIQTGLSSLPDSAILLAKYPAAFSNYPTSSAKLEQPSLQTFSKNNNERLLNGSNAVIDYQMFRRDGQKVQPFMVDVKHCQDVFSEMQRRNGFETISSLQQQSRGVMGMNGVGRPGILVGGSCSGVSDPVAAIKMHYSNSDKYGGQSGSIAREDESWGGKGD, encoded by the exons ATGCCGCCTGAACCATTGCCTTGGGATCGAAAGGACTTCTTCAAGGAGAGGAAGCACGAGAGGTCTGAGTCGCTTGGGTCAGTCGCCAGATGGAGGGATTCCTCGCACCACCGCGACTTCAATCGCTGGGGATCCGCAGATTTTCGCAGACCGCCAG GGCATGGTAAGCAGGGCGGTTGGCACCTGTTTTCTGAGGACTCAGGTCATGGGTATGCAATTTCTCGGTCAAGCAGTGACAAGATCCTGGAGGAAGATAGTCGGCCCTCGATTTCACGAGGTGATGGGAAGTACGGCAGGAGCAGTAGGGAAAATAGAGGACCCTTTGGTCAGAGAGATTGGAGAGGGCATTCGTGGGAGCCCTCCAATGGTACCGTAAATTTACCCAGAAGGCCGCAGGATATGAACAATGACCAGAGGGCTGTGGACGACGCCCTAGGATACTCTTCTCATCCACATTCCGATTTCGTGAACTCTTGGGATCAGCATCATCTTAAAGACCAGCATGAGAAGATAGGTAGTGTCAATGGGTTGGGAACTGGCTCCAGAAGTGACAGAGAGAACTCTCTGGGTGACTGGAAGCCGCTTAAATGGACCCGTTCTGGAAGCTTGTCTTCTCGAGGCTCGGGTTTTAGCCACTCAAGTAGCTCAAGGAGCATGGGAGCAGCGGATTCGCATGAAGAGAAGGCCGAGTTGCAACAGAAAAGTGCAGCTGCTAATGAGTCACATTCAGGGGAAGCAGCTGCTTGTGCGACATCTTCTGTGCCATCTGAAGATACGGCTTCTAGAAAAAAGCCAAGGCTGAATTGGGGCGAGGGACTTGCAAAGtatgagaagaaaaaagttgAGGTGCCTGATGCAAGTGCAAACAAAGACGGTCCTGTCTTGTCTGCTAGTATCACCGAACCTTGCAATTCCCTCAGTACCAGCTTGGTTGACAAAAGTCCAAAAGTTATAGGATTTTCTGAATGTGCATCTCCTGCAACTCCATCTTCTGTCGCCTGCAGTTCCTCTCCTG GTATGGATGATAAATTATTCGGAAAGACTACAAATGTAGACAATGATGTTAGTAATTTGACTTGTTCACCCGCTCCTTTGTCTGAAAATAATTTGCAGAGGTTTTCCTTTAACTTAGAGAAATTTGATATTGGCTCCTTGAATAATTTGGGTTCTTCAATTATTGAGCTGGTACAATCTGATGATCCAACTTCTGTAGATTCTGGTCCAATGAGGTCCAATGCAATTAATAAGTTACTGATATGGAAAGCTGACATTTCAAAGGTGTTGGAGATGACTGAATCTGAAATAGATTTACTTGAAAATGAACTGAAGTCGCTGAAATCTGAATCTGGTGTTACATGTCCATTTGCGGTATCCCTGGGCTCCCAGATGGTAGGTAGTGGTGAAAAATCCTTTGAAGGACATGTTGGAGTCTCTGATCAGGTCACCCGGCCGGTACCGATGAATATTGTTGATGATGCCAATACAGAGAAGGTGCCATTTTCAACTAATTTACACAGTGTTCATGAAAATGTAAAGGAAGAGGATATTGATAGTCCTGGAACAGCTACTTCTAAATTTGTTGAGCCTCTGCCTGTTTCTTGTGGTGCTGGAGGAGGATATGTTAATTTCTCCCAGGACTTGGATTCTGTTCCATCCGCAGCTGTGAAATACTTAATTCCCTGTACTGCTAGGAAAGATGTTATTGTACCTTGTGTTGATGGCAAGACTTCTTTGGAGGTAAATGATAGCATGGATATTTTATGTGGTACAATTATTTCTTCCAATAAGGAATCTGCCAACAAAGCTAGTGAGGTGTTTGATAATTTATTGCCCAAAGATTGTTGTAAGATTGGGAGGATGGGAACCAGCAGTGACACATGCAATCAGACCTTGATTAGGGAAAAGTTTGTTGAGAAAAAGCGATTTGCTAGGTTTAAGGAGAGAGTTATTGCACTTAAGTTCAGAGCATTGCATCACTTGTGGAAAGAAGATATGCGTTTACTTTCTATCAGGAAATGCCGAccaaaatctcacaaaaagaatGAACTAAGTGTGCGAACTACCTGCAATGGTAACCAGAAGAACCGATCATCCATTCGATCACGTTTTCCCTTTCCTG GAAATCATCTGAGCTTGGTTCCAACATCAGagattattaattttacaagCAAACTGCTTTCAGAATCTCAAGTTAAAGTGCAGAGGAACACTTTGAAGATGCCGGCATTAATTTTGGATGAAAAAGAGAAGACGATTTCAAAGTTTGTAACTAGTAATGGGCTGGTTGAAGATCCATTGGCTATTGAGAAGGAAAGGTCTTTGATTAATCCTTGGACACCACAAGAGAGAGAAATTTTCATGGAGAAATTTGCTGTCTTTGGAAAAAATTTTAGGAAAATTGCTTCTTTTCTTGACCACAAGACAACTGCTGACTGTGTTGAATTCTACTACAAAAATCATAAATCTGATTGTTTTGAGAAACTTAAGAAGCAAGATGTTGGTAAGCTGGGGAAGTCATTTTCAGCTAAAACTGACTTGGTGGCATCAGGTAAAAAATGGAATCGTGAATTGAATGCTGCTTCCCTTGAAATTTTGAGTGCAGCTTCGCTGATGGCAGGTGGCATTGCAGGTAATAAAAAAATCCGTGCAGGAAGCTCACTTTTGGGTGGCTATGGTAAAGTAAAGACGTCGAGGGTTGAAGACTTCATTGAGAAATCAGGCAGTTTTGACATTCTTGGGGATGAAAGAGAGACAGCTGCTGCAGCTGATGTATTGGCAGGTATATGTGGTTCTCTTTCATCAGAGGCTATTGGTTCCTGCATAACAAGTTCTGTCGATGCAGTAGAAGGTAGCAGGGATAGGAAGTTCCTGAAAGTAAACCCTTTATACAAGCTGCCCTTCACACCAGATGTTACTCAGGATGTTGATGATGAGACTTGTTCAGATGAGAGTTGTGGTGAAATGGATCCTACAGACTGGACTGATGATGAGAAGGCTGCCTTTCTTCAGGCCGTATCTTCTTTTGGGAAAGACTTTGCCAAAATAGCTCGGTGTGTTAGGACAAGGTCCCAAGAACAGTGCAAAGTTTTCTTCAGCAAAGGCCGCAAATGTCTTGGATTAGATCTCATGCGCCCAATACCTGAAAATGTTGGATCCCCAGTGAACGATGATGCAAATGGGGGTGAGAGTGACACTGATGATGCATGTGTTGTGGAGACAGGCTCAGTGGTTGGAACTGAAAAGTCTGGCACTAAAACAGATGAGGACCTGCCTTTGTATGGAACAAAAACATTCAATGATGAGTCCAATCCTGTGCAAGCTAGGAACCTGTCAGCAGAATTAAATGAATCAAAGGGGACTGATGGGACAGAAGTCGATATTGAAGATGCAAATGTGGTTTCTGATGCATGTGCAATTGATATTGATTCTAAACTGGGCTGTGATGGTAGTATATTTGCCTTGTGTGGTTCTGTCAGTGGACAAACAACTGTAATCATGTCGGATAGAACAGAAATTAGAAGAGATAAAGCTACTAAATTGATATCTGTTCCAGATACAAGCAGTGAACCATGCGAGATTAATTCTTTTGTTGAGGATAGAATGGTGGTTTCCGAGGTCTCTTCGGGAAGACCTGGTAATGAATTGGAGAGGCAGAGAGTGTCTTCACCCCGATGTCTTGATGAGAGAGATAGTAAACAGGAAGCTGATTCGGGTGTCATAGTTGATTTGAAAAGCCCTGTGCACATTCTAAGCACTATGGTAAATGCTCCCGTCTCGTCATTTGGAAATTCCTCTTCAGGATTGAGTTCTAGTACTGAAAATAAGAACGTACCCATTGGACAGCCTCATACCTCTCTGTTGTCTGTGGACGAACATCAAGCatcttcaaattcatttttacaaaatccTGTTGCTTCTGATATTCAGTGTGAGAAAACAGCTAGCCAAGATCGACTATCTTCTACCTGTGATATTCAGGTTAGAAACGATGAGCAGCCCCCTATTACTGGGAATTCATCAGACCATGTTGATACCGGAAGTATTCTCCAGGGCTATCCCTTGCAAGCTCCCATTAAGAAGGAGATGAATGATGATATGAACTGTAGTAGTTCAGCAGCAGAATTACATATTTTGTCCCAGAAGATTGAACAGCCTGATGATCAAACCAAAAAATTACAGTCGTTGGATTCAGATAAAACATCCAGAAATGGTGACGTCAAACTTTTTGGGAAGATACTAACCAATCCTTCATCAGCACAGAAACCTAATGTGGGTGCTAAAGGTAGTGAAGAAAATGGTATCCACCATCATAAGTTCAGCAAACCTTCTGGTGTGAAATTTGCCGGACATAATGCAGATgggaatttgaaaattttgaagtttGACTGTAATGATTATGTTGGCCTTGAAAATGTTCCCATGAGGAGTTATGGTTATTGGGATGGAAACAGAATACAGACTGGTCTCTCTTCTTTGCCAGATTCTGCTATCTTGCTAGCAAAGTATCCTGCAGCCTTCAGTAATTATCCCACATCTTCTGCCAAATTGGAGCAACCGTCATTGCAAACATTTTCCAAGAATAATAATGAACGGCTCCTAAATGGAAGTAATGCCGTGATTGATTATCAGATGTTTAGAAGGGATGGTCAGAAAGTGCAGCCATTTATGGTAGATGTGAAGCACTGCCAGGATGTATTCTCTGAGATGCAGAGAAGAAATGGTTTTGAAACAATCTCAAGTTTACAGCAGCAGAGCAGGGGAGTAATGGGAATGAATGGGGTTGGCAGACCGGGGATTCTGGTAGGAGGATCGTGCAGTGGTGTCTCAGATCCTGTGGCAGCAATCAAAATGCATTATTCCAATTCTGACAAGTACGGTGGTCAGTCTGGGAGTATTGCGAGAGAAGATGAATCATGGGGAGGGAAGGGGGACTGA
- the LOC106771825 gene encoding uncharacterized protein LOC106771825 isoform X1 → MPPEPLPWDRKDFFKERKHERSESLGSVARWRDSSHHRDFNRWGSADFRRPPGHGKQGGWHLFSEDSGHGYAISRSSSDKILEEDSRPSISRGDGKYGRSSRENRGPFGQRDWRGHSWEPSNGTVNLPRRPQDMNNDQRAVDDALGYSSHPHSDFVNSWDQHHLKDQHEKIGSVNGLGTGSRSDRENSLGDWKPLKWTRSGSLSSRGSGFSHSSSSRSMGAADSHEEKAELQQKSAAANESHSGEAAACATSSVPSEDTASRKKPRLNWGEGLAKYEKKKVEVPDASANKDGPVLSASITEPCNSLSTSLVDKSPKVIGFSECASPATPSSVACSSSPGMDDKLFGKTTNVDNDVSNLTCSPAPLSENNLQRFSFNLEKFDIGSLNNLGSSIIELVQSDDPTSVDSGPMRSNAINKLLIWKADISKVLEMTESEIDLLENELKSLKSESGVTCPFAVSLGSQMVGSGEKSFEGHVGVSDQVTRPVPMNIVDDANTEKVPFSTNLHSVHENVKEEDIDSPGTATSKFVEPLPVSCGAGGGYVNFSQDLDSVPSAAVKYLIPCTARKDVIVPCVDGKTSLEVNDSMDILCGTIISSNKESANKASEVFDNLLPKDCCKIGRMGTSSDTCNQTLIREKFVEKKRFARFKERVIALKFRALHHLWKEDMRLLSIRKCRPKSHKKNELSVRTTCNGNQKNRSSIRSRFPFPAGNHLSLVPTSEIINFTSKLLSESQVKVQRNTLKMPALILDEKEKTISKFVTSNGLVEDPLAIEKERSLINPWTPQEREIFMEKFAVFGKNFRKIASFLDHKTTADCVEFYYKNHKSDCFEKLKKQDVGKLGKSFSAKTDLVASGKKWNRELNAASLEILSAASLMAGGIAGNKKIRAGSSLLGGYGKVKTSRVEDFIEKSGSFDILGDERETAAAADVLAGICGSLSSEAIGSCITSSVDAVEGSRDRKFLKVNPLYKLPFTPDVTQDVDDETCSDESCGEMDPTDWTDDEKAAFLQAVSSFGKDFAKIARCVRTRSQEQCKVFFSKGRKCLGLDLMRPIPENVGSPVNDDANGGESDTDDACVVETGSVVGTEKSGTKTDEDLPLYGTKTFNDESNPVQARNLSAELNESKGTDGTEVDIEDANVVSDACAIDIDSKLGCDGSIFALCGSVSGQTTVIMSDRTEIRRDKATKLISVPDTSSEPCEINSFVEDRMVVSEVSSGRPGNELERQRVSSPRCLDERDSKQEADSGVIVDLKSPVHILSTMVNAPVSSFGNSSSGLSSSTENKNVPIGQPHTSLLSVDEHQASSNSFLQNPVASDIQCEKTASQDRLSSTCDIQVRNDEQPPITGNSSDHVDTGSILQGYPLQAPIKKEMNDDMNCSSSAAELHILSQKIEQPDDQTKKLQSLDSDKTSRNGDVKLFGKILTNPSSAQKPNVGAKGSEENGIHHHKFSKPSGVKFAGHNADGNLKILKFDCNDYVGLENVPMRSYGYWDGNRIQTGLSSLPDSAILLAKYPAAFSNYPTSSAKLEQPSLQTFSKNNNERLLNGSNAVIDYQMFRRDGQKVQPFMVDVKHCQDVFSEMQRRNGFETISSLQQQSRGVMGMNGVGRPGILVGGSCSGVSDPVAAIKMHYSNSDKYGGQSGSIAREDESWGGKGD, encoded by the exons ATGCCGCCTGAACCATTGCCTTGGGATCGAAAGGACTTCTTCAAGGAGAGGAAGCACGAGAGGTCTGAGTCGCTTGGGTCAGTCGCCAGATGGAGGGATTCCTCGCACCACCGCGACTTCAATCGCTGGGGATCCGCAGATTTTCGCAGACCGCCAG GGCATGGTAAGCAGGGCGGTTGGCACCTGTTTTCTGAGGACTCAGGTCATGGGTATGCAATTTCTCGGTCAAGCAGTGACAAGATCCTGGAGGAAGATAGTCGGCCCTCGATTTCACGAGGTGATGGGAAGTACGGCAGGAGCAGTAGGGAAAATAGAGGACCCTTTGGTCAGAGAGATTGGAGAGGGCATTCGTGGGAGCCCTCCAATGGTACCGTAAATTTACCCAGAAGGCCGCAGGATATGAACAATGACCAGAGGGCTGTGGACGACGCCCTAGGATACTCTTCTCATCCACATTCCGATTTCGTGAACTCTTGGGATCAGCATCATCTTAAAGACCAGCATGAGAAGATAGGTAGTGTCAATGGGTTGGGAACTGGCTCCAGAAGTGACAGAGAGAACTCTCTGGGTGACTGGAAGCCGCTTAAATGGACCCGTTCTGGAAGCTTGTCTTCTCGAGGCTCGGGTTTTAGCCACTCAAGTAGCTCAAGGAGCATGGGAGCAGCGGATTCGCATGAAGAGAAGGCCGAGTTGCAACAGAAAAGTGCAGCTGCTAATGAGTCACATTCAGGGGAAGCAGCTGCTTGTGCGACATCTTCTGTGCCATCTGAAGATACGGCTTCTAGAAAAAAGCCAAGGCTGAATTGGGGCGAGGGACTTGCAAAGtatgagaagaaaaaagttgAGGTGCCTGATGCAAGTGCAAACAAAGACGGTCCTGTCTTGTCTGCTAGTATCACCGAACCTTGCAATTCCCTCAGTACCAGCTTGGTTGACAAAAGTCCAAAAGTTATAGGATTTTCTGAATGTGCATCTCCTGCAACTCCATCTTCTGTCGCCTGCAGTTCCTCTCCTG GTATGGATGATAAATTATTCGGAAAGACTACAAATGTAGACAATGATGTTAGTAATTTGACTTGTTCACCCGCTCCTTTGTCTGAAAATAATTTGCAGAGGTTTTCCTTTAACTTAGAGAAATTTGATATTGGCTCCTTGAATAATTTGGGTTCTTCAATTATTGAGCTGGTACAATCTGATGATCCAACTTCTGTAGATTCTGGTCCAATGAGGTCCAATGCAATTAATAAGTTACTGATATGGAAAGCTGACATTTCAAAGGTGTTGGAGATGACTGAATCTGAAATAGATTTACTTGAAAATGAACTGAAGTCGCTGAAATCTGAATCTGGTGTTACATGTCCATTTGCGGTATCCCTGGGCTCCCAGATGGTAGGTAGTGGTGAAAAATCCTTTGAAGGACATGTTGGAGTCTCTGATCAGGTCACCCGGCCGGTACCGATGAATATTGTTGATGATGCCAATACAGAGAAGGTGCCATTTTCAACTAATTTACACAGTGTTCATGAAAATGTAAAGGAAGAGGATATTGATAGTCCTGGAACAGCTACTTCTAAATTTGTTGAGCCTCTGCCTGTTTCTTGTGGTGCTGGAGGAGGATATGTTAATTTCTCCCAGGACTTGGATTCTGTTCCATCCGCAGCTGTGAAATACTTAATTCCCTGTACTGCTAGGAAAGATGTTATTGTACCTTGTGTTGATGGCAAGACTTCTTTGGAGGTAAATGATAGCATGGATATTTTATGTGGTACAATTATTTCTTCCAATAAGGAATCTGCCAACAAAGCTAGTGAGGTGTTTGATAATTTATTGCCCAAAGATTGTTGTAAGATTGGGAGGATGGGAACCAGCAGTGACACATGCAATCAGACCTTGATTAGGGAAAAGTTTGTTGAGAAAAAGCGATTTGCTAGGTTTAAGGAGAGAGTTATTGCACTTAAGTTCAGAGCATTGCATCACTTGTGGAAAGAAGATATGCGTTTACTTTCTATCAGGAAATGCCGAccaaaatctcacaaaaagaatGAACTAAGTGTGCGAACTACCTGCAATGGTAACCAGAAGAACCGATCATCCATTCGATCACGTTTTCCCTTTCCTG CAGGAAATCATCTGAGCTTGGTTCCAACATCAGagattattaattttacaagCAAACTGCTTTCAGAATCTCAAGTTAAAGTGCAGAGGAACACTTTGAAGATGCCGGCATTAATTTTGGATGAAAAAGAGAAGACGATTTCAAAGTTTGTAACTAGTAATGGGCTGGTTGAAGATCCATTGGCTATTGAGAAGGAAAGGTCTTTGATTAATCCTTGGACACCACAAGAGAGAGAAATTTTCATGGAGAAATTTGCTGTCTTTGGAAAAAATTTTAGGAAAATTGCTTCTTTTCTTGACCACAAGACAACTGCTGACTGTGTTGAATTCTACTACAAAAATCATAAATCTGATTGTTTTGAGAAACTTAAGAAGCAAGATGTTGGTAAGCTGGGGAAGTCATTTTCAGCTAAAACTGACTTGGTGGCATCAGGTAAAAAATGGAATCGTGAATTGAATGCTGCTTCCCTTGAAATTTTGAGTGCAGCTTCGCTGATGGCAGGTGGCATTGCAGGTAATAAAAAAATCCGTGCAGGAAGCTCACTTTTGGGTGGCTATGGTAAAGTAAAGACGTCGAGGGTTGAAGACTTCATTGAGAAATCAGGCAGTTTTGACATTCTTGGGGATGAAAGAGAGACAGCTGCTGCAGCTGATGTATTGGCAGGTATATGTGGTTCTCTTTCATCAGAGGCTATTGGTTCCTGCATAACAAGTTCTGTCGATGCAGTAGAAGGTAGCAGGGATAGGAAGTTCCTGAAAGTAAACCCTTTATACAAGCTGCCCTTCACACCAGATGTTACTCAGGATGTTGATGATGAGACTTGTTCAGATGAGAGTTGTGGTGAAATGGATCCTACAGACTGGACTGATGATGAGAAGGCTGCCTTTCTTCAGGCCGTATCTTCTTTTGGGAAAGACTTTGCCAAAATAGCTCGGTGTGTTAGGACAAGGTCCCAAGAACAGTGCAAAGTTTTCTTCAGCAAAGGCCGCAAATGTCTTGGATTAGATCTCATGCGCCCAATACCTGAAAATGTTGGATCCCCAGTGAACGATGATGCAAATGGGGGTGAGAGTGACACTGATGATGCATGTGTTGTGGAGACAGGCTCAGTGGTTGGAACTGAAAAGTCTGGCACTAAAACAGATGAGGACCTGCCTTTGTATGGAACAAAAACATTCAATGATGAGTCCAATCCTGTGCAAGCTAGGAACCTGTCAGCAGAATTAAATGAATCAAAGGGGACTGATGGGACAGAAGTCGATATTGAAGATGCAAATGTGGTTTCTGATGCATGTGCAATTGATATTGATTCTAAACTGGGCTGTGATGGTAGTATATTTGCCTTGTGTGGTTCTGTCAGTGGACAAACAACTGTAATCATGTCGGATAGAACAGAAATTAGAAGAGATAAAGCTACTAAATTGATATCTGTTCCAGATACAAGCAGTGAACCATGCGAGATTAATTCTTTTGTTGAGGATAGAATGGTGGTTTCCGAGGTCTCTTCGGGAAGACCTGGTAATGAATTGGAGAGGCAGAGAGTGTCTTCACCCCGATGTCTTGATGAGAGAGATAGTAAACAGGAAGCTGATTCGGGTGTCATAGTTGATTTGAAAAGCCCTGTGCACATTCTAAGCACTATGGTAAATGCTCCCGTCTCGTCATTTGGAAATTCCTCTTCAGGATTGAGTTCTAGTACTGAAAATAAGAACGTACCCATTGGACAGCCTCATACCTCTCTGTTGTCTGTGGACGAACATCAAGCatcttcaaattcatttttacaaaatccTGTTGCTTCTGATATTCAGTGTGAGAAAACAGCTAGCCAAGATCGACTATCTTCTACCTGTGATATTCAGGTTAGAAACGATGAGCAGCCCCCTATTACTGGGAATTCATCAGACCATGTTGATACCGGAAGTATTCTCCAGGGCTATCCCTTGCAAGCTCCCATTAAGAAGGAGATGAATGATGATATGAACTGTAGTAGTTCAGCAGCAGAATTACATATTTTGTCCCAGAAGATTGAACAGCCTGATGATCAAACCAAAAAATTACAGTCGTTGGATTCAGATAAAACATCCAGAAATGGTGACGTCAAACTTTTTGGGAAGATACTAACCAATCCTTCATCAGCACAGAAACCTAATGTGGGTGCTAAAGGTAGTGAAGAAAATGGTATCCACCATCATAAGTTCAGCAAACCTTCTGGTGTGAAATTTGCCGGACATAATGCAGATgggaatttgaaaattttgaagtttGACTGTAATGATTATGTTGGCCTTGAAAATGTTCCCATGAGGAGTTATGGTTATTGGGATGGAAACAGAATACAGACTGGTCTCTCTTCTTTGCCAGATTCTGCTATCTTGCTAGCAAAGTATCCTGCAGCCTTCAGTAATTATCCCACATCTTCTGCCAAATTGGAGCAACCGTCATTGCAAACATTTTCCAAGAATAATAATGAACGGCTCCTAAATGGAAGTAATGCCGTGATTGATTATCAGATGTTTAGAAGGGATGGTCAGAAAGTGCAGCCATTTATGGTAGATGTGAAGCACTGCCAGGATGTATTCTCTGAGATGCAGAGAAGAAATGGTTTTGAAACAATCTCAAGTTTACAGCAGCAGAGCAGGGGAGTAATGGGAATGAATGGGGTTGGCAGACCGGGGATTCTGGTAGGAGGATCGTGCAGTGGTGTCTCAGATCCTGTGGCAGCAATCAAAATGCATTATTCCAATTCTGACAAGTACGGTGGTCAGTCTGGGAGTATTGCGAGAGAAGATGAATCATGGGGAGGGAAGGGGGACTGA